A region of the Verrucomicrobiia bacterium genome:
GCCTCGCGGGACTGATTGCTGAAGTCGTTGGTACACAAGCCATTTGGCTTGACGACTGACAGGACCGCCACTACATTGGCGCACAGCATGGTTTCAGAACCCCGAAAGCTTTCGGGGCAAGGAAGGGAACGAGAGAGATCGATGCGCGACCGCAATCTGGAAAGGAACATTGAGCGAGTCGAGGCGTTCATCGAATCGTGGAGGCAGTTGAGTCAGTTCTTGGATCGCGGTTTCAAGGGTGAGAGTTTTAAAGGTGAGGAAGAGGCGGCGTTCCTACAGTTGAAGAGCCAGATTGCCCAGGAACACGAGGTGCTGACGGTCACGCTCGGCTCCGAGGCGGAGCGGGATGACCGCGCGTTGCGAATGCTGAACAGCGTGCCGAGCCTGGCGTCGTTCAAAGAGTTGCCGGATGGCATGTCGAAAAAGCTCGCAACCGAGTGGCACAGTACGTATTTGGGGCTGCAGGCCCTGTTGGGACGATTGCGAGGGCGGCAGGCGCAACTCAAAGGGGTGAGCACGTTGCGCGTCGGGTTGGGGAGCGTATTTGCCAACCCGCTGGTAATTTTGTTGGTAATGATCACGGCGTCGTACGGAGTGTATCGGTTTGCGGAGGATTGGATTCCGAAACTGGCGCAACTAAAGGACCAAATGGAGAAGAGATAATGACGAAGCGAGACCTGGTGATTCGGATCAGCAATGACACGAACCTTATTCAACAGGACGTGCTGACGGTCGTGCAAAAGACCCTGGACTACGTCACGGAGGCGCTCATCAAGGGTGAGACCGTCGAGCTGCGCAACTTTGGCGTCTTCGAGGTCAAGCTGCGCAAGCCGCGCGTGGGTCGCAACCCGAACGATCCGGGCAAGGATGTGCAGATTCCCGCCCGGGCGGTCGTGAAGTTTAAACCCGGCAAGGAAATGCGCGAACAGGTATTGCGGCTCACGGAAAAGTACAACCCGTCGCAGAACCCGCCGCACGCCTGAGGTTTTACTGGGCTGGCGGCCACCTGGGTTGCCGGCCGACGATGTCAACGGCGCGAAACCCGGTGGGCTTCGCGCCTGATAACTTTTTTTGAATTGGTCCAATGAACCCGTTGCCCGGCTTCCGCGACTTTTATCCCGAAGCGCTTGCTGTCCGCCGCTACGTCTTCGACAAGTGGCACGACGCGGCGCGACGCTATGGCTTTCGCGAGTACGACGGCCCGCCGCTGGAACCGCTCGAACTCTACACGCAGAAGTCCGGTGCTGAGATTGTTGGGCAACTTTTCAACTTTGTGGACAAAGGCGACCGCGCCGTCGCATTACGGCCCGAAATGACGCCGACACTGGCCCGCATGGTTGGCGCACATCACCGC
Encoded here:
- a CDS encoding HU family DNA-binding protein translates to MTKRDLVIRISNDTNLIQQDVLTVVQKTLDYVTEALIKGETVELRNFGVFEVKLRKPRVGRNPNDPGKDVQIPARAVVKFKPGKEMREQVLRLTEKYNPSQNPPHA